From Anopheles maculipalpis chromosome X, idAnoMacuDA_375_x, whole genome shotgun sequence:
GACTTTTGCAGAGCCTCATACACGCGGAACATCGATCTGCACAGTGTGAAACGAACGACCACAATTGAGGAGAATGAATTCGACTCCGAACATGCTCCAGAACACGGTGACGGCTCTTACCGATGGTTGTAGAGCGGTTGACCAAGATAGCGTGGTTTCTGCTCGCCGGCGCCCCTTACATTCTGCCGCTTGCGCACCTTCAACCGGTGGTGGTAGGGCAGAAACTCACTGTCCGGGTTCAGCACCGGCAGTGGATGCTTGTAGTTGACGAGAATATCGCTCTCGAGATATCGATTCCGTACCGGAGCTCCCTGCTCGACGCCCTGCTGCTGTCCGGTGTTGGTGCGATACAGGTAGGGAATATCGCCGAGCGGTTGCCGTTGACGGTCCGGCCGCAGACGGGTAGCGCCCGGCAGCCGATGGTCCAGGATGAGGTaggatttggtggtggtgcccGGTGCGCTTGGATCGAATTCGGGACGCCTGTTATACCCGCTCGCACCATTGTTGAGGATGACGGGCGCAATGTACGAGAGGTCCGGTTGCgctggcggtggcggtggatgTGCGTGGTGTGCGAGGGCGGACGGCTGGTGGTAGTACTGTGGTTGATGATCGCCGAAGCCTGTCGTATGCCGCCCGTAATCGGTGGTGGTAACGTAGTAGCCGGTTTGCAGGTTAGGCGATACGACACTATTCGCTGCCGATCGGTAAACGTAATTAGGAGGTGCCGGGTCGTACTGTGGTTTGTAGGATGGTTGCTGGTAGGTCGGCAATCCGCCGACATGGATCGATTGCGGCGCAACAACTTCCTCCGGGAACAGGGTACGGTACACGTTGCCGTCGAACGCGAGCGACAGGTTGGTAAGCGACTGTCCGGTCTGGTGCGCTTTGGACGTTCGGCCAGCTTTGGTAAGCTTGTTGGCCTTCTCGTAGATCTGCAGCGTTTGGCGAATGGTTTGAACCTCACGATGGAATTGCTCGATCGGGCTGTAGCCGTACGTTCCGGACAGGTAGTCGGGTGAGGTTGGTGGCGGCAGAGGTCGTGCCGGTTCTGGACGTGTTTTGCCCACGACTGGTAGGTACGTGCGGGGCAGATGTGGCGTCACCGGTGACGACCCAACGTCATTCCATCCCGCCGGACTAGCGGTCGAGGTACGAATGTCGAAGTACTCGGCGTAGATAGGATGTGCAGGCGGTGCGGGTTGCCGTTGGGCCGTTGTTTCTTGTGGAATTTTGTGCAACTTCGTCGACGGTGTTAGTAGTGGCGTTGTCGCGGCAACGGTACTTGCCGTCGGTGGTGGTAAGGTAGGTTTCGGGCGGGGCCGTTTCGATGCGggctttgatgatgttttcggCGGTACACCGTACACCTCCAGCACTGGCACGAACGTCTTCAGCACAGCCTTCTGTATTTCGACGCGCGACGGCACAATCTTCGGCGGTGTCACACTGTTGGCCGACGGTGGTGGCAcagttgttgtggttgtgtggTGTGGCCGCACACTGACGTAGTGTTTCGGTGGTTTGGTCACCTTCGGACGTTCGGCCACGTGTCCTGCCGTCGCATTGTTCGTGCTGTTCGGTTTTAAGATGAAGAAATTCGGAGGCGGCGGCAAAATAATCCCTGGCACTAGTGGTCCAGGCGGTACCGGGTTCGTGTAGTTGCCACGGTACTCGAACGTGTACGGTGGTGGATAGTACAGCGACGGATCATCCTCGTCACCCGGCGGAATCGGGAATGGACCGGTACGGTTGCGCACATCGTCTAGCGAACCACCAATACCAACGCCGATCGGTGGCCCGAACGGTGGTCCCGGCGGTGGCAGCTTCAGGAAGGGATTCGAGTACGTCCGATTGTCACTAACGGGCGGCGGGTTGACCGGGGGCGGATACTGGAGTCCGGTGTGGTGCTGGCCAGTAGCATTGTTCGCCGCTGGCCCGGCAAGTATATTTTGCCCACCGAAATCTTCCGGCCGAATGACCGGGAACGCTTTGTTGGTGAAGAGGAACGCCGACTCGTTAGTAAACGGATTAAATGCCGGCACCTGACGACCACGGATAAACTCAATTGGTCCGTTCTCGCGGAGCTGCACGGGAAAGGGTGGCGGAACGGCCGGATTCGCCGGTATCTGGACCTGCCGATCCGGGGCCCGGTAGTCGTCGATCGGTTGCCACGCACTGGCACCATCGCCCGCCCCGGACCGATTGCTGCCGAAGCTGATCGAGCCACCCTTCAGTACGAGTAGATGATCCTCGGCCAGCCAGATCTCGTCCGGACGCAACCCACCGTAGTTGCGCTCATCGTCCAGCGGGACCTCCTCGTTACGGCGATAGTTGAGGACGCCGAGTCGCTGCGGTCGACGCTGGAACAACTCGCGATGAATTAGACCGTACTTGCCTTCCGCTACCTGATCCGCGAGCGTTTTCGCCGATTCACTCTTGCCGCTTGTGGCGGTCGGTGTTGCCGATGGCGATGGCTGTGATTCGGAGCCCTGATCATTCGTTGGACCTTCACCAGCTCCAGCTGCTACCAGGGAAATCGAGTCCGAGTCAGACTGCGACGGAAGGCTGTGGACCAGGTCAACCGCAACCACATCGTAGTATTTAAGCTGGAGTGCTTGATCCAGCGGTTGATCTATAGCGTTTGTGCGATCCTCTACCTGTTCCAGCCCACCGTCTAATCGCCGCATTGCCCGATGCTGTCTGTTCCCGCTGTTATTGTAGAACCCAGTAGAAGAACAATGAAAACCATTAGAACATGGACTAAAGGAGGAATGCTTGGACAAAATAGAATACACATCACTACTTACCGATCAACTGCTCCTGCCAAAACCGAGCCATTGGCGGCGTGAAAGTAGATGATCAGATACAGTGAGCAGACCAGCAGAAAGGGAACCCTGCTACAAGGCATCTACGAGAGGAGAAAAGATGAAGGCAAAACAACGTTATTTGACTGGCTTAacgatttgaaccctggttcAGCCTTGTACAGACTGACGCCTCTGTCGCCTCA
This genomic window contains:
- the LOC126562509 gene encoding uncharacterized protein LOC126562509 codes for the protein MPCSRVPFLLVCSLYLIIYFHAANGSVLAGAVDRNSGNRQHRAMRRLDGGLEQVEDRTNAIDQPLDQALQLKYYDVVAVDLVHSLPSQSDSDSISLVAAGAGEGPTNDQGSESQPSPSATPTATSGKSESAKTLADQVAEGKYGLIHRELFQRRPQRLGVLNYRRNEEVPLDDERNYGGLRPDEIWLAEDHLLVLKGGSISFGSNRSGAGDGASAWQPIDDYRAPDRQVQIPANPAVPPPFPVQLRENGPIEFIRGRQVPAFNPFTNESAFLFTNKAFPVIRPEDFGGQNILAGPAANNATGQHHTGLQYPPPVNPPPVSDNRTYSNPFLKLPPPGPPFGPPIGVGIGGSLDDVRNRTGPFPIPPGDEDDPSLYYPPPYTFEYRGNYTNPVPPGPLVPGIILPPPPNFFILKPNSTNNATAGHVAERPKVTKPPKHYVSVRPHHTTTTTVPPPSANSVTPPKIVPSRVEIQKAVLKTFVPVLEVYGVPPKTSSKPASKRPRPKPTLPPPTASTVAATTPLLTPSTKLHKIPQETTAQRQPAPPAHPIYAEYFDIRTSTASPAGWNDVGSSPVTPHLPRTYLPVVGKTRPEPARPLPPPTSPDYLSGTYGYSPIEQFHREVQTIRQTLQIYEKANKLTKAGRTSKAHQTGQSLTNLSLAFDGNVYRTLFPEEVVAPQSIHVGGLPTYQQPSYKPQYDPAPPNYVYRSAANSVVSPNLQTGYYVTTTDYGRHTTGFGDHQPQYYHQPSALAHHAHPPPPPAQPDLSYIAPVILNNGASGYNRRPEFDPSAPGTTTKSYLILDHRLPGATRLRPDRQRQPLGDIPYLYRTNTGQQQGVEQGAPVRNRYLESDILVNYKHPLPVLNPDSEFLPYHHRLKVRKRQNVRGAGEQKPRYLGQPLYNHR